From a single Cyclobacterium marinum DSM 745 genomic region:
- the cysC gene encoding adenylyl-sulfate kinase → MPKNIHPSVFKVNSEHRVKALGQRPKLIWFTGLSGSGKSTLANATEDALYGMGYHTYLLDGDNVRTGLNKDLTFSDKDRVENIRRIGEVANLMLDAGLIVISAFISPFISDRELIRNLVGKDNFLEIYLDCPLEICEERDVKGLYKKARQGLIKDLTGIGSPYEPPLAPFEVVHTAEEKMEDAVARLVEKINKKIKI, encoded by the coding sequence ATGCCTAAGAATATTCATCCATCCGTATTTAAAGTGAATAGCGAACACCGGGTCAAAGCTTTAGGGCAGAGGCCAAAACTAATTTGGTTTACAGGTCTTTCAGGTTCGGGCAAATCTACTTTGGCAAATGCAACTGAAGATGCACTTTATGGTATGGGATATCATACGTATCTATTGGATGGAGACAATGTTAGGACAGGCTTGAATAAAGATTTAACCTTTTCAGATAAGGACAGGGTGGAAAATATTAGAAGGATAGGAGAAGTAGCCAACTTAATGTTAGATGCAGGTTTAATAGTGATATCTGCATTTATTTCTCCTTTTATATCTGATAGGGAATTGATTAGAAACCTAGTAGGTAAAGATAATTTCTTAGAAATTTATTTGGATTGTCCATTGGAAATATGCGAAGAGCGAGATGTCAAAGGATTGTATAAAAAGGCCAGACAAGGTTTGATTAAAGACCTCACTGGAATTGGCTCACCTTATGAGCCCCCATTAGCCCCATTTGAGGTGGTGCATACAGCTGAAGAAAAAATGGAAGATGCAGTGGCAAGATTGGTAGAGAAAATAAATAAAAAAATAAAAATTTAA
- a CDS encoding SLC13 family permease, with protein MSFPGLITISIVIVLVFVLYRDLLRPSFAFLGAVFLLLVLQIITPEDFLMGLANKQIIVIFLLIGLTSGIQQNIGTGFFFKIFSQKLKPGTFRLRLMLLVSSLSAILNNTPVVAFMIPYVKKWTKTNNFPASKFLIPLSYSTILGGMITVVGTSTNLVLNGLISQFGYPLLGFEDFLYLGVLVASIGMVYLSIASNYLLPSREENKSEVIEHLNEYLVETYIPIGSSMHDKTVKEAGLRKLKEIFLAEIRRGKKEISPVGPNEVLQEGDKLFFAGNSEAILKLIQGEQGLSLPEDGHVSNYGFFQLTEAVVPASSSLIGLKVKDSDFRNKYQGSIISIHRNGTQLKGNIGETRVHAGDLFLMLTGKDHNRNDYYKDLIIVTLRGEISADRGNLKRLPSLLALSVLFIGIIGWIDLFIAAFAGILILYLFKVLNLQTLKKAVDLDLLLILVCSLSLGLALNSSGAAGVLVNFLIQLTEGAVPMVGLVILFIITLVLTSLITNAAAVSIMFPIALELGNQLEQPLTPFFVAIAFAASGDFMTPIGYQTNLMVMGPGNYKFKDYFVIGFPLTLIYAVVVLLFINWYYL; from the coding sequence ATGTCTTTTCCAGGCCTGATAACCATTTCCATAGTCATTGTCCTGGTATTTGTGTTGTACAGGGATCTGTTAAGGCCTTCTTTTGCATTTTTGGGGGCAGTGTTTTTGCTTTTAGTTTTACAAATCATTACACCTGAGGATTTTTTGATGGGGCTGGCGAATAAGCAGATCATAGTTATATTTCTATTGATAGGCTTAACTTCTGGAATCCAACAGAACATAGGTACAGGATTTTTTTTTAAAATTTTCAGCCAAAAGTTAAAACCGGGTACATTTAGACTTAGGCTCATGTTGCTGGTAAGTAGCCTTTCCGCAATTTTAAACAATACTCCGGTTGTTGCCTTTATGATCCCCTATGTGAAGAAATGGACCAAAACAAATAATTTCCCTGCTTCGAAATTTCTTATTCCGCTTTCTTATTCCACTATTTTGGGGGGTATGATTACGGTTGTTGGAACCTCTACAAACTTGGTCTTAAATGGGTTAATTAGTCAATTCGGTTACCCATTGCTAGGGTTTGAAGATTTTTTGTATTTAGGGGTCTTGGTGGCTTCAATTGGTATGGTGTATTTAAGTATCGCCTCCAATTATTTGTTGCCCTCTAGAGAGGAAAACAAAAGTGAAGTTATTGAGCATCTTAATGAATATTTGGTTGAAACCTATATCCCCATAGGTTCATCCATGCATGACAAAACAGTCAAAGAAGCAGGGCTAAGGAAATTGAAAGAAATTTTCCTTGCCGAAATTAGAAGGGGAAAAAAAGAGATCTCCCCTGTAGGCCCCAATGAAGTTTTACAAGAAGGAGACAAGTTGTTTTTTGCCGGTAACTCGGAAGCCATATTAAAACTAATTCAAGGAGAGCAAGGATTAAGTTTGCCTGAAGATGGGCATGTATCCAATTATGGATTTTTTCAATTAACGGAAGCGGTGGTTCCAGCCTCTTCATCCTTGATTGGCCTTAAGGTGAAAGACAGCGACTTTAGAAACAAATACCAAGGTTCTATCATTTCTATTCACAGAAATGGAACACAATTGAAAGGAAATATAGGAGAAACAAGGGTACATGCCGGAGACCTATTTTTAATGTTAACCGGTAAAGACCACAACAGAAATGATTATTATAAGGATTTAATAATTGTTACCCTCAGAGGTGAGATTAGTGCAGACAGAGGAAATTTAAAAAGACTCCCTTCACTATTGGCTTTGTCTGTATTGTTTATAGGGATTATTGGGTGGATAGATCTTTTTATAGCAGCTTTTGCAGGAATCCTTATTTTGTATCTATTTAAAGTGTTAAATTTGCAGACTTTAAAGAAAGCGGTTGATTTGGATCTATTACTGATTCTAGTTTGTTCACTTTCTTTAGGATTGGCATTAAATAGTTCCGGTGCAGCAGGTGTATTGGTTAATTTCTTGATTCAATTGACAGAAGGGGCAGTTCCTATGGTTGGCTTGGTAATATTGTTTATTATTACTTTGGTCTTAACTAGTTTAATTACCAATGCGGCAGCGGTTTCGATTATGTTTCCGATTGCATTGGAGCTTGGTAATCAATTAGAGCAGCCTTTAACCCCCTTTTTCGTTGCAATTGCCTTTGCAGCATCAGGGGACTTTATGACCCCAATTGGCTATCAAACCAATTTAATGGTGATGGGGCCTGGGAATTATAAGTTTAAAGATTATTTTGTTATTGGATTTCCTTTGACTTTAATTTACGCTGTTGTAGTATTATTATTTATAAATTGGTATTACTTATAA
- a CDS encoding sulfate adenylyltransferase subunit 1, with protein sequence MSIQETNQLLRFTTAGSVDDGKSTLIGRLLYDSKSIFEDQIEAVKTSSEKKGFDYVDLSLLTDGLKSEREQGITIDVAYRYFATPKRKFIIADTPGHIQYTRNMVTGASTANLAIILIDARKGLLEQTFRHSFIASLLKIPHVIVCVNKMDLVDYDEEVYQKIVKSYKDFASKMEIKDVHFVPISALNGDNVVDRSTNMKWYEGPTLLYLLENVHIASDFNHIDCRFPVQMVIRPHTHEHQDFRGYAGRIEGGIFKPGDDVKVLPTGFTSKIKSIELDGEAIEEAFSPMSVTMTLEDELDISRGDMLVRPNNVPNVGQDLDVMVCWMSTGSLKGRTKLILKHTTQECQVMVREILYKVNVNTLHREEGIEQIGMNDIARISIRSAKPLFFDAYRRNRQTGSIILIDPNTNETVAAGMVI encoded by the coding sequence ATGAGCATACAGGAAACCAATCAATTGTTAAGATTTACCACCGCGGGATCTGTTGATGATGGAAAAAGTACCTTAATAGGTAGATTGCTATATGATTCAAAATCTATTTTTGAAGATCAGATTGAGGCAGTAAAAACTTCTAGTGAAAAGAAAGGGTTTGATTATGTTGACCTATCTTTGCTTACTGATGGCCTTAAATCCGAAAGAGAACAGGGGATTACTATTGATGTAGCCTACAGGTATTTCGCTACCCCTAAGCGGAAATTTATAATTGCAGATACTCCAGGTCATATTCAATATACCAGAAATATGGTGACAGGTGCATCTACTGCCAACCTTGCCATCATTCTAATAGATGCTAGAAAGGGTTTGTTGGAGCAAACTTTTAGACACAGTTTTATCGCCTCTTTGCTGAAAATACCTCATGTTATAGTATGTGTGAATAAAATGGATTTGGTAGATTATGATGAGGAGGTTTATCAAAAAATAGTGAAAAGCTATAAAGATTTTGCCAGCAAAATGGAAATCAAAGATGTTCATTTTGTTCCAATTTCTGCTCTTAATGGAGACAATGTGGTGGATAGGTCTACCAATATGAAATGGTATGAAGGGCCGACTTTGCTATATTTGTTAGAAAATGTACACATTGCTTCAGACTTCAATCATATCGATTGCAGGTTCCCAGTTCAAATGGTCATTAGACCACATACTCATGAACATCAGGATTTTAGAGGCTATGCAGGAAGAATTGAAGGTGGGATTTTCAAGCCAGGGGATGATGTTAAAGTTTTACCTACTGGCTTTACTTCAAAAATAAAAAGTATAGAATTAGACGGAGAAGCAATCGAGGAAGCTTTTTCTCCAATGTCTGTTACCATGACTCTTGAGGATGAATTGGATATTAGCAGAGGAGATATGCTAGTAAGACCTAATAATGTGCCAAATGTGGGTCAAGATCTTGATGTTATGGTATGTTGGATGAGTACGGGTTCATTGAAAGGAAGAACCAAGCTTATACTTAAACATACAACCCAAGAATGTCAAGTAATGGTACGAGAGATCTTATACAAAGTAAATGTTAATACGCTGCATAGGGAAGAAGGGATTGAACAAATAGGAATGAATGATATTGCAAGAATCAGTATCAGGTCAGCCAAACCTTTGTTTTTTGATGCTTATAGAAGAAATAGGCAAACAGGATCTATTATTTTAATAGATCCCAATACCAACGAAACCGTTGCGGCTGGAATGGTAATATGA
- a CDS encoding UDP-glucose 6-dehydrogenase has product MKIQSICCIGAGYVGGPTMAVIAKKCPDIRVTVVDLNEARIAAWNDEDVSKIPVYEPGLSDVVAEARGRNLFFSTDVDKAIDEAEMIFISVNTPTKTYGEGKGQAADLKWIELCARQIARVAKGDKIVVEKSTLPVRTASTLKDILENTGNGMNFQILSNPEFLAEGTAVEDLMAPDRVLIGGDQTEEGLKAIDALVNVYANWVPKERILTTNVWSSELSKLTANAFLAQRVSSINSLSELCEHTEADVNEVSRAIGTDSRIGPKFLKASVGFGGSCFQKDILNLVYISRSYGLNEVADYWEQVIIMNDYQKKRFSKKIINNLYNTVSGKKIAFLGWAFKKDTNDTRESAAIYVADHLLNEQSNVVVYDPKVTEQQIYTDLDYLGSRAPEENKESLKVVNDPYEVCKGAHAVAVLTEWDEFKSYDWQKIYDNMLKPAHVFDGRNIMDKKALRDIGFKVHAIGTADDN; this is encoded by the coding sequence ATGAAGATCCAAAGTATTTGTTGTATTGGTGCTGGTTACGTTGGTGGTCCAACCATGGCCGTAATTGCAAAAAAATGTCCTGATATTAGAGTTACCGTTGTAGATCTCAATGAGGCTCGTATTGCAGCTTGGAATGATGAAGATGTTTCCAAGATTCCTGTATATGAGCCAGGCCTTTCAGATGTAGTAGCTGAAGCGAGAGGAAGAAATTTATTTTTCTCAACTGATGTGGACAAGGCGATTGACGAAGCCGAAATGATTTTTATTTCTGTTAATACGCCAACAAAGACCTATGGTGAAGGAAAAGGACAAGCCGCTGATCTAAAATGGATTGAACTTTGCGCAAGGCAAATTGCCAGAGTTGCAAAGGGTGATAAAATAGTAGTCGAAAAATCTACACTTCCAGTAAGAACTGCTAGTACACTTAAGGATATCCTAGAAAATACAGGTAATGGTATGAATTTTCAAATCCTTTCTAATCCTGAGTTTTTAGCTGAAGGAACTGCAGTTGAAGACCTTATGGCACCTGATAGGGTTTTGATAGGTGGGGACCAAACAGAAGAAGGATTGAAGGCAATTGATGCATTGGTTAATGTGTATGCCAACTGGGTACCTAAAGAGCGAATACTTACTACAAATGTATGGTCTTCTGAATTATCAAAATTAACTGCCAATGCTTTTCTAGCGCAACGTGTATCTTCCATCAATTCACTTTCAGAACTTTGTGAACACACTGAAGCTGATGTAAATGAAGTTTCTAGAGCGATAGGAACTGATTCCCGAATAGGGCCTAAATTCCTTAAAGCCTCTGTTGGATTTGGCGGTTCATGTTTCCAAAAGGATATACTAAACCTTGTTTATATTTCAAGATCTTATGGGCTTAATGAAGTTGCTGACTACTGGGAGCAGGTAATCATCATGAACGATTATCAGAAGAAACGCTTTTCGAAGAAGATTATTAATAACTTATACAATACGGTAAGTGGTAAAAAAATAGCATTTTTGGGTTGGGCATTTAAGAAAGATACAAATGATACTAGAGAATCTGCAGCTATTTATGTAGCAGATCATTTGTTAAATGAACAATCAAATGTTGTAGTATATGATCCTAAGGTAACAGAGCAACAAATTTATACTGATTTGGATTATTTAGGTAGTAGGGCTCCTGAAGAAAATAAAGAATCCCTTAAAGTAGTCAATGATCCTTACGAAGTTTGTAAAGGTGCGCATGCTGTGGCTGTACTTACTGAATGGGATGAATTTAAGTCATATGACTGGCAAAAAATTTATGACAATATGTTGAAGCCTGCTCATGTTTTTGATGGACGTAACATCATGGACAAGAAAGCTTTAAGAGACATTGGTTTTAAAGTACATGCCATAGGTACAGCTGATGACAATTGA
- a CDS encoding metallophosphoesterase, with amino-acid sequence MKTYGFFLFLLLSCTFLCSCKNENSDSFHFMAIGDLPYHLPDDFERFERMIQQINDVNPAFTLHVGDIKSGKVPCSDEYYEKIKNYFNAFEKPLIYTPGDNEWTDCDRELCGSYDPEERLDKLRQLFFSDSISQGKMPIILSRQNKFEGFEKFPENSTWIKSGITFGTLHVIGSNNNFDTGVEAINDEFYERELANNFWLKSLFEAAKKDNSKGLVLVLHAGLNYNNKDEKNGHASFVTLLRQQVQAFDKPVLLLYGDQHRFLVSKPLRDNNGKTMTNFTAVQVFGDHDLHAVEIKVAPENPNLFEINPFYIKGN; translated from the coding sequence ATGAAAACATACGGCTTTTTCCTCTTTTTATTATTATCCTGTACATTTTTATGTTCTTGTAAAAATGAGAATAGTGATTCCTTTCATTTCATGGCCATTGGTGATCTGCCCTATCACCTTCCTGATGATTTTGAAAGGTTTGAACGCATGATCCAACAGATTAATGATGTCAATCCGGCTTTCACCTTGCATGTTGGGGACATAAAATCAGGAAAAGTTCCTTGTTCAGATGAATATTACGAAAAGATTAAAAACTATTTTAATGCTTTCGAGAAACCATTAATCTACACACCGGGAGATAACGAATGGACGGATTGTGATAGAGAATTATGTGGGAGTTATGATCCGGAAGAACGGCTTGACAAATTAAGACAATTGTTTTTTTCAGATAGTATTAGTCAAGGAAAAATGCCAATAATTCTTAGCAGGCAAAATAAATTTGAAGGCTTTGAAAAATTTCCTGAAAATTCAACTTGGATCAAATCAGGTATCACCTTCGGAACATTGCATGTAATTGGGTCAAATAATAATTTCGACACCGGAGTTGAAGCCATAAATGATGAATTTTATGAAAGAGAACTGGCGAATAATTTTTGGCTAAAATCACTATTCGAAGCAGCTAAAAAAGACAACAGTAAAGGTTTAGTACTTGTTTTACATGCAGGGTTAAATTATAACAACAAAGACGAAAAAAATGGACATGCCAGTTTTGTTACCTTATTAAGACAACAAGTCCAAGCATTCGACAAACCGGTTCTATTATTATATGGCGACCAGCACCGCTTTTTAGTATCCAAACCCCTTAGGGACAATAACGGAAAAACCATGACTAATTTCACAGCAGTTCAAGTCTTTGGAGACCATGATCTCCACGCTGTTGAAATCAAAGTGGCACCTGAAAACCCTAATCTTTTCGAGATAAATCCATTTTATATTAAAGGAAATTGA
- a CDS encoding acyl-CoA desaturase: MILIIFFLLHWYFSLFCQSFFLHRYAAHQMFVMNKYWEKFFYIFTWFCQGSSYLSPRAYAILHRMHHAYSDTPLDPHSPHHTENLFTMMWKTKKIYNEHFTFRAKPEERFIKDVPDWNRFDKFADTMGIRIGWVLVYVLIYVLSISVFELAGTHWWMYFLLPIHFMMGPVHGAIVNWSGHKYGYANFDNNDKSKNSLILDFLMLGELFQNNHHKLPKRVNFAVKWYEFDPTYPIVKLLHATGIIKLKPTN, from the coding sequence GTGATTCTAATAATTTTCTTTCTATTACACTGGTATTTCTCTCTGTTTTGCCAAAGCTTTTTCCTACATAGGTATGCTGCACATCAAATGTTTGTCATGAACAAATATTGGGAGAAATTTTTCTACATTTTTACTTGGTTCTGCCAAGGCAGTTCCTACCTTTCTCCCAGAGCTTATGCTATTCTTCACAGGATGCATCACGCCTATAGTGATACACCCTTAGACCCACATAGTCCACACCATACTGAAAACCTTTTTACCATGATGTGGAAAACTAAAAAGATTTACAATGAACATTTTACTTTTAGGGCAAAACCAGAAGAAAGATTTATAAAAGATGTTCCAGATTGGAACCGTTTTGACAAGTTTGCAGATACGATGGGAATCCGAATTGGTTGGGTTTTAGTATATGTCTTGATTTATGTTTTAAGTATTAGTGTTTTTGAACTAGCAGGTACTCACTGGTGGATGTATTTCCTTTTACCTATCCACTTTATGATGGGGCCGGTTCATGGTGCAATAGTTAATTGGAGTGGTCACAAATACGGTTATGCTAATTTTGATAACAATGACAAATCTAAAAATTCATTGATTTTAGATTTTTTAATGTTGGGTGAACTTTTCCAGAACAACCACCACAAGCTTCCTAAAAGGGTAAATTTCGCAGTCAAATGGTATGAATTTGATCCAACCTATCCAATTGTAAAACTTTTACATGCCACGGGTATAATAAAATTAAAACCTACCAATTAA
- a CDS encoding BlaI/MecI/CopY family transcriptional regulator produces MRELTRAEEQIMQILWDIEKGFVKDVLEKMTAPKPAYNTVSTIIRILERKGFVKHKAYGKSHEYYPIVSKDEYRSFTIKNLLTGYFSGSFANLASFFAKDEKLDVKALEKIMDEVKDDVKD; encoded by the coding sequence ATGAGAGAACTAACAAGAGCAGAAGAGCAAATTATGCAGATTCTATGGGACATTGAGAAAGGCTTTGTCAAAGATGTCCTCGAAAAAATGACAGCTCCAAAACCAGCGTATAACACTGTATCCACAATCATACGTATCTTGGAAAGAAAAGGCTTTGTTAAACACAAAGCTTATGGCAAGTCCCATGAATATTATCCTATTGTTTCAAAGGATGAATACCGCAGCTTTACCATTAAAAATTTATTAACTGGTTATTTCAGTGGATCTTTTGCAAATTTAGCTTCATTTTTTGCCAAAGATGAAAAACTAGATGTTAAAGCTTTGGAGAAAATAATGGACGAGGTTAAAGATGATGTTAAAGACTAA
- the cysQ gene encoding 3'(2'),5'-bisphosphate nucleotidase CysQ — MEINQKLFTDIALEAAKAAGQEILKIYNSADLGVEFKADDSPLTKADLAAHQIISDFLSETNLPILSEEGKSIGYSERKNWEYFWMVDPLDGTKEFVKRNGEFTVNIALIHKGAPVIGVVYAPVLDWLFWGNSEGAWKVEGANPVVVDLQKKTEEPIQTIVASRSHLSSETQEIIDQYPQADVVSMGSSLKFMLLAEGKAQLYPRFAPTMEWDTAAAHGVLKALGYEIKKIDIDEPLSYNKENLLNPWFIAS, encoded by the coding sequence ATGGAAATTAATCAGAAATTGTTTACAGATATTGCTTTAGAAGCAGCAAAAGCTGCAGGACAAGAGATTCTAAAAATATATAATAGTGCCGATTTAGGGGTTGAATTTAAAGCAGATGATTCACCACTTACCAAAGCGGATTTGGCTGCCCATCAAATAATATCTGATTTTCTTTCTGAAACAAATTTGCCAATTCTATCTGAAGAGGGGAAAAGTATTGGCTATAGCGAGAGGAAAAATTGGGAATATTTTTGGATGGTTGACCCATTGGATGGCACCAAGGAATTTGTAAAGAGGAATGGTGAGTTTACAGTAAATATAGCCCTTATTCATAAAGGGGCACCCGTAATTGGGGTAGTTTATGCCCCGGTTTTGGATTGGTTGTTTTGGGGCAATAGTGAAGGGGCATGGAAAGTTGAGGGAGCTAATCCAGTGGTGGTCGACCTTCAAAAGAAAACGGAAGAACCTATCCAAACTATTGTGGCCTCTAGATCTCATTTAAGTTCGGAAACCCAAGAAATTATAGATCAATATCCTCAGGCTGATGTGGTAAGTATGGGCTCGTCTTTGAAATTTATGCTTTTAGCTGAAGGTAAGGCGCAGCTTTACCCAAGGTTTGCACCTACCATGGAATGGGATACGGCGGCTGCCCATGGGGTTTTAAAGGCTTTAGGATATGAAATAAAAAAAATAGATATTGACGAACCCCTGAGCTATAATAAAGAAAATTTGTTAAATCCTTGGTTTATTGCCTCTTGA
- a CDS encoding RNA polymerase sigma factor, with translation MNKPTQNTRHYSGKTDLQSFPNDVPVIDDAKLWQQFKGGSETAFIKIYNENFDVLLSYGCQFSRNQELVEDCIQDVFIYLRQKRKSLGATDCIRFYLMKCMKRKLFEEIKSSNKSLSEIHQDGFQVVYSHEDFLIDRQIQKERSDQLNKALSILSRKQREAIYYFYFQSLNYSQISELLGFDHVKSARNLVYKALSMLKSAMK, from the coding sequence ATGAATAAACCCACCCAAAATACCAGGCATTATTCCGGAAAAACGGATTTGCAGTCATTTCCCAATGACGTGCCGGTAATTGATGATGCCAAGCTTTGGCAACAATTCAAGGGGGGAAGTGAGACTGCTTTCATCAAGATTTACAATGAAAATTTTGATGTTCTTTTAAGTTATGGTTGCCAATTTTCGAGAAATCAGGAGCTTGTGGAAGATTGTATTCAGGATGTCTTTATTTACCTGAGGCAGAAAAGAAAATCCTTAGGTGCCACAGATTGCATACGTTTTTACCTAATGAAATGTATGAAGCGAAAACTTTTTGAGGAAATAAAAAGTTCAAATAAATCATTATCGGAAATCCACCAAGATGGATTTCAGGTAGTTTACTCTCATGAAGACTTTCTAATAGATCGACAAATTCAAAAAGAAAGATCAGATCAATTAAATAAAGCCTTAAGTATTCTTTCTCGCAAGCAAAGGGAAGCTATTTATTATTTTTATTTTCAAAGTTTAAACTATTCCCAAATTAGTGAGTTGTTAGGCTTTGATCATGTCAAATCTGCTCGAAATCTTGTTTACAAGGCTCTTTCAATGCTAAAGTCAGCAATGAAATAA
- the cysD gene encoding sulfate adenylyltransferase subunit CysD translates to MAQYYLSHLEELEAEAIFVIREVVSQFEKPALLFSGGKDSIVLAHLSKKAFYPSRIPFPLIHIDTGHNFPETIAFRDELVKDLGVQLIVGSVQKSIDDGKVREETGANASRNALQTVTLLDTLEENKIDAAMGGARRDEEKARAKERFFSHRDEFGQWDPKNQRPELWNLFNGKKHMGEHFRVFPISNWTEMDVWQYIQHQNIALPSLYFSHQRDCVVRDGVILAKSDFIQLKPDEEIKNLTVRYRTCGDMPITGAVESDADDLDKIIAEVATTRTTERGTRADDKRGETAMEDRKKSGYF, encoded by the coding sequence ATGGCACAATACTATTTATCCCATCTGGAAGAGTTAGAGGCAGAGGCAATTTTTGTAATTAGAGAAGTTGTATCTCAATTTGAAAAACCAGCCTTGTTATTTTCAGGCGGAAAGGATAGCATCGTTTTGGCTCATTTATCCAAAAAAGCTTTTTATCCATCCAGAATCCCGTTTCCTTTAATTCATATCGATACGGGGCATAATTTTCCGGAAACAATAGCTTTTAGGGACGAGCTTGTAAAAGACTTAGGTGTACAACTCATTGTCGGTTCTGTTCAGAAAAGTATAGATGATGGAAAGGTCAGAGAAGAAACAGGAGCAAATGCAAGTAGGAATGCCTTGCAAACGGTTACTTTATTAGATACCCTAGAGGAAAATAAAATTGATGCTGCCATGGGTGGTGCCAGAAGAGATGAAGAAAAAGCACGCGCTAAGGAGCGGTTTTTCTCGCATAGGGATGAATTTGGGCAATGGGATCCTAAAAACCAAAGACCGGAGTTATGGAACTTGTTCAATGGAAAAAAACACATGGGTGAACATTTTAGAGTGTTTCCGATATCCAACTGGACAGAAATGGATGTTTGGCAGTATATTCAACACCAAAACATAGCGTTGCCTTCATTGTATTTTTCACATCAAAGAGATTGTGTGGTTAGAGATGGTGTTATTTTGGCCAAATCTGATTTTATTCAATTGAAACCTGATGAAGAAATTAAAAATTTAACAGTAAGGTACAGAACCTGTGGGGATATGCCTATCACTGGAGCAGTTGAGTCTGATGCCGATGATTTAGATAAAATCATTGCGGAAGTGGCCACTACTAGAACTACTGAAAGAGGTACCAGAGCTGATGATAAAAGGGGAGAGACTGCCATGGAAGACAGGAAAAAAAGTGGTTATTTTTAG